A single window of Callithrix jacchus isolate 240 chromosome 6, calJac240_pri, whole genome shotgun sequence DNA harbors:
- the TSN gene encoding translin: MSVSEIFVELQGFLAAEQDIREEIRKVVQSLEQTAREILTLLQGVHQGAGFQDIPKRCLKAREHFGTVKTHLTSLKTKFPAEQYYRFHEHWRFVLQRLVFLAAFVVYLETETLVTREAVTEILGIEPDREKGFHLDVEDYLSGVLILASELSRLSVNSVTAGDYSRPLHISTFINELDSGFRLLNLKNDSLRKRYDGLKYDVKKVEEVVYDLSIRGFNKETAAACGEK; this comes from the exons ATGTCTGTGAGCGAGATCTTCGTGGAGCTGCAAGGCTTTTTGGCTGCCGAGCAGGACATCCGAGAG GAAATCCGAAAAGTTGTACAGAGTTTAGAACAAACAGCTCGAGAGATTTTAACTCTACTGCAAGGGGTCCATCAGGGTGCTGGGTTTCAGGACA TTCCAAAGAGATGTTTGAAAGCTCGAGAACATTTTGGTACAGTAAAAACACATCTAACATCTTTGAAGACCAAGTTTCCAGCTGAACAGTATTACAG ATTTCATGAGCACTGGAGGTTTGTATTGCAGCGCTTGGTCTTCTTGGCAGCATTTGTTGTGTATTTGGAAACAGAAACACTAGTGACTCGAGAAGCGGTTACAGAAATTCTTGGCA TTGAGCCAGATCGGGAGAAAGGATTTCATCTGGATGTAGAAGATTATCTCTCAGGAGTTCTAATTCTTGCCAGTGAACTG TCGAGGCTGTCTGTCAACAGTGTGACTGCTGGAGACTACTCCCGACCCCTCCACATCTCAACCTTCATCAATGAGCTGGATTCTGGTTTCCGTCTTCTCAACCTGAAAAATGACTCCCTGAGGAAGCGCTACGATGGATTGAAATACGACGTGAAGAAAGTAGAGGAGGTGGTCTATGATCTCTCCATCCGGGGCTTCAATAAGGAGACGGCAGCAGCTTGTGGTGAAAAATAG